In Desulfovibrio aminophilus, a single genomic region encodes these proteins:
- a CDS encoding 4Fe-4S dicluster domain-containing protein yields the protein MSKQLAFYVDSQKCIGCFSCAMACKNMYHPEPGVKWRQVYPLSEDIYPHHERAFYSLACNHCEHPTCLECCPVGAYTKREDGIVVHDQDKCIGCGNCVRSCPYGAPQYNPKLKKAEKCSMCWERIDAKLEPACVQACPVKALRIIDLSEFDDAEALHYPPGFPRFESLNPSVRFKLPRHPHVVRRNG from the coding sequence ATGAGCAAGCAGCTTGCTTTTTACGTAGACTCGCAGAAGTGCATCGGATGCTTCTCGTGCGCCATGGCATGCAAGAACATGTATCATCCCGAGCCGGGAGTGAAATGGCGTCAGGTCTATCCTCTTTCGGAAGACATCTATCCGCATCACGAACGCGCTTTTTATTCCCTCGCCTGCAACCACTGCGAGCATCCGACCTGCCTGGAGTGCTGTCCCGTCGGCGCCTACACGAAGAGGGAGGACGGCATCGTCGTCCATGACCAGGACAAGTGCATCGGGTGCGGCAACTGTGTGCGGTCCTGCCCGTACGGCGCGCCGCAGTACAACCCGAAGCTGAAGAAGGCCGAAAAGTGCAGCATGTGTTGGGAACGCATCGACGCCAAGCTTGAGCCCGCCTGCGTGCAGGCCTGCCCGGTCAAGGCGCTGCGGATCATCGACCTGTCCGAGTTCGATGACGCCGAGGCGTTGCATTATCCCCCCGGATTCCCGCGTTTCGAGAGTCTCAACCCGTCCGTCCGCTTCAAACTGCCCCGGCATCCCCATGTCGTCAGGAGGAATGGCTGA